In Fervidobacterium thailandense, one DNA window encodes the following:
- a CDS encoding ribosomal-processing cysteine protease Prp, which produces MIKCVFRKRGEYFTEFEIFGHANYDEKGKDIVCAAVSTVSQHTARALQKEGAHVEIINTGKLRVERIAQSEVSQRFVAELVETLLDLSEQYPKYIRVNMEVNDDVH; this is translated from the coding sequence ATGATTAAGTGCGTTTTCAGAAAACGTGGAGAATACTTCACAGAATTCGAAATCTTCGGGCACGCCAACTACGACGAGAAGGGAAAGGACATCGTTTGCGCGGCGGTAAGTACGGTTTCCCAACACACGGCAAGGGCTTTGCAAAAAGAAGGTGCACACGTTGAGATAATCAACACGGGTAAGTTGAGAGTTGAAAGAATCGCACAATCGGAAGTATCGCAGAGGTTCGTTGCCGAACTTGTCGAAACGCTCCTCGACCTTTCAGAGCAGTATCCAAAGTACATAAGAGTAAACATGGAGGTGAACGACGATGTGCATTAA
- the rplU gene encoding 50S ribosomal protein L21 has translation MYAIVETGGRQYKVQVGELLHTEKLNGFAAGDKVTFDKVLFVKTDDGKVLVGKPYLTNVKVTGTVVEHARARKVLVGQFIPRKGHKTIKGHRQWYTTVKIEEINIG, from the coding sequence GTGTACGCTATCGTGGAAACAGGTGGAAGACAGTACAAGGTGCAGGTTGGAGAGTTGTTGCACACCGAGAAACTGAACGGTTTTGCAGCTGGAGACAAGGTAACGTTTGACAAGGTACTCTTTGTGAAGACCGACGACGGGAAGGTCCTCGTAGGTAAACCGTACCTAACGAATGTGAAGGTCACCGGAACGGTTGTCGAACACGCGAGGGCAAGGAAAGTTCTGGTCGGTCAGTTCATCCCCAGAAAAGGGCACAAAACCATTAAAGGCCATCGACAGTGGTACACTACGGTGAAGATCGAAGAAATAAACATCGGATAA
- a CDS encoding stage V sporulation protein S encodes MEILKVSTKSSPNKVAGAIVGSLKKNGKVEVQAIGAGAVNQASKALAIARRFLEQEKLDLYAVPAFIEIKIGEEMRTGISFKIYLKENK; translated from the coding sequence ATGGAAATTCTGAAAGTCAGCACGAAGTCGAGTCCGAACAAAGTTGCGGGTGCTATCGTTGGTTCTCTCAAGAAGAACGGTAAGGTCGAGGTCCAGGCGATCGGTGCGGGTGCGGTCAACCAAGCTTCGAAAGCGTTGGCTATAGCCCGGAGGTTCTTGGAACAAGAGAAACTTGACCTCTACGCCGTTCCAGCGTTCATCGAAATAAAAATTGGGGAAGAAATGAGGACGGGGATTTCATTCAAGATTTATTTGAAGGAAAACAAGTGA